The genomic region TTTGATAGGAAATCGAAACATCATAAGACAAGACCCTTTTCATACGGAAGGGATCAACAAATGCTGTCATGACTCGTGATGTATGAAAAATGGTGAAAAAAAAGGTGTTCTTAACTTTCTCAAAAATCATCAGATAGGATGATCCATAAATCATGAAAGATGGAGACACCCAATAGAAAGCTTCTTGATAATGCAGAGACTAAAAGCATGCTAGTTCGATGTGTAAAGGATGGTTGGAAAATAATGTGTTTTAAATTAAAAGTATTCGCAAACCAGTAAATCAATGATACCCAAGAATAGTAAAGGAAAAAACTTCAAAAAAACAAATGCATTGTACTAATTTGATCTTTAATCAAATGATTTAAACCAAAACAGGGTGCAAAAGGGGctacaagaaaaaaattatttaccaTAAAAAGATCTGAAAAACAAATAGGTTTTAAGCAAACTCATTTGCCTTACGTTATATTCAAACGTGATGGAGATaaaaatttcaaggaaaaaaatataaaaacaccTGAACACTTTAACCTTCAGAAGAAATCATAGAAGCCATAACATAAATCCTAGCTATTGTATTACAGAGATCCCCTGGCAATGTATCCCAACCATAACAAAATGATGTGCATACTACAATCCTAAATTTTATAATATCTAAACGAGCTCAAAACTAACATGATCCACGAATTGGCGGCCAGCGAATTGCTCAGAAAGGTGAAATaaactacaaaagagaaaatgggTCCAAAAAATGCCCAGCTCTCAATGCTTGCAAAGGAAGATTTTGACTGTTTGCTTTTAAACATTCCGACACCACTATTCCATCACCTGACAGTGCTGCAAAAATTTGATTGAACTTTTCCTTTTTAAGCTACATTGCCTGTCCCGGTTCAAGCTCGAATTCGGGTTAGAGGTTCAAGTTTAGGGGTTtggtgaaaaaaaaaatttgagattttgggttcattagtacacaaatatataaaaatcaatatatatatGCAACAATAGTTAAGTTCAGAATATACCACTATGCTAATggtcaaataacatagcaaaatacaccaccataatAATAGTCAAAACTCGACTATCATGATGTATATTAAATTTTTAgttcaaataacatagcaaaatagtaAATACTGCTGGCGTAACTGTGAAATGTTCTATTACATTGTAGTTAGCGGTTATGACTGGCTTGGATATCATACAGTTATACCAACTGTATATCTCCCTCTATATGTGTATGCGCCCACCTACATGAGTAAATCAATCAAGTTTTTACCATTCCGCtttttcatttggtatcaaagccgcATGATGTAGAAAATGTAGCGGAAAAGTGTAGGGTCTACGTTTTCTTCTTATCACCAATGTATAACTGCATACTTCTTCTATGAATCTTGTCTTTGTTGAGGGCACAAAGGAAGCGATGATGGCACTCTAATATTGGGCGTTTCCAAATAGATTGGTATGAAAAATTCAAATGCCTGAGTAGTCTTTTAGTGTTTGTTTTTAGAAATCTGCTTTTTAAAGACTAAGGAACACAAACATATTGAATCGGCTTAAGAAGACTGtaagttgtagatgattttagttTGGGTCATCAGTTATATGGGGTTTCAGTTCAATGGCAGTATAAAATTAATTTGTTTCAGCCTGTATTTATTGAAGTAAAAAGGCATAAGGAATAACAATCTTTCCAATTTTAATTACTGAAACTGTCATTTCTTATTGGAGAGGCGTGGAATCTGAGTATAAAATTTGCAGTCACACTAGAAAAGAGGCATCGCAAGCATAAGAAATGCATACACATTGAGAGGCAGATTCCTTTCACTCCTGTGCCAAATGTTGGATTAAGATAATGTTAGATGGCGTGAAATGTTTACAGCAGGCCATTACTCTGTTGTGCGTAGCGAAAGAGGAGACGAGCATTGATAGAAGAACTTTATCTATAAAAGCCATTGGAAAACCATCATGTTTGTAGACGTTGAAGGTGCTATTTCCTACAGTTTGGGAGTTGTTTAAAATTGTTGTTTGTGAAGATTGGCAGGCCTATGAAAATTGTTGGAACTTCGGATGCTTGTTTTTTAGATTTATCAGCAAATAGTCATTCTCTTCCTGCTTAGAGCACTGATGATCTTGTAAAAGAACTTGGCATCTGAAGATCTTGGCAAAGGACATAGACATGACTCAATTTGAAAAGGTTGCATACAAGTTTGAATGCAAAGAAAGATATGAAGATAGTTGAGATCCTTGGAATGGATCCTATGAAGATGGTTGGTATCCTTGCAATGGCTTTGATTTGTGTTTATGAAGTTGCCACATTTTACTTAATGTTTAATAGAGAAAAATTTGGTCAATATCATCTTTTAGTTTGTGGTGCTAACTCTTGTATGAATTGGGGATCGTGTGATAGTGAGGTAGCATTTTTTAAGCACCTTGGTGTAAAGAGAAACGAGGTAACAAAATATGGTATGTTTTCAGTATGCAAAATGAAGTGTATGGGATGCTGTGTAAATTCTCCTATGATTGTTATTGTTGATTACACAAAGGGCTCGGAAGGATTTTCTTACAACTACTATGAGGAAGTAACACCAAAGCATGTTTGTGAGATTGCTAAGATGGTGAAGCATGGTGAAACTGGACTAGTTGGGACACAAAATCTAAATCATATTAAGTCAGATCTAGCTGGTGGCAATACCATTCTACTTGTTGAACCAAACCCTCCATCTAGTCATGACTTGGATGCTTAATGATGTCATTTTAGAGGCTTTGAGATGATGTtttgcttgagaagcatttttttattttggtattgttggcattatggatgaattgattatgtgttacattgatgttttgtcattgatgtcaacactagagaCTATCTGTTTGACACTTTCGACATGATtgaatcaatggagtatgtttgatttcatgagttacatgttccttgagcatgttttggtcagttggtattggtttggtaatcagatgctatcatacactcttgtaaacccttaccggcattggtttaaggtttaaccggcaaagcttttactgaggaatcttgacaggatgcataagtggtgttggtgcgacttctagatggatttcaggatgctgaagatgttctttgatcatgcctcaactgcttgaagacattgctttggcatgatgGACCTAGAATaagtctggtgcctatctaggttatggatcggtatcatgttaacgtgtactctacacgttaccgggatgttttgagatgttctatgaattggttattgttgttttggtcttaagccgacatgacatatcattgtaatatggatttatgtaatgatcttattgtaatatcttttaggtggccgacctaattggtttaggcctcaaggttggtataaaatgatgtcagatctcattgtagatcataggatggGAATGAAAAAGATGTTCGTTGtcttgaaatgtaatatcatatgcgaaggagatttggtcgatcataggtgatcgatttggggttaaggaagaggtcaaaggcctccggtattgagcttaaccgggactgtaatcagacatggtagatgttatctctagcagttcattattctggattgttgtccatttatcttgaggtggttataacctctctatagtcagtgagactctttagtaatgagcagtacgctctaggcagtgtgccttcctgcatgtgcaagcccctcacctcattgtatcacatactttctatagaagtatcatctgactgtgggtaggcttcccaccacggtttttccctttccgggttttccacgtacaaatcatggtgttatgtggtatggttgcattgtgttgattattttttttattgttaagttatattgtttaccggtatctgtttcttctttaccggtacttaatctggttaaaggttattaagtagattaaatgatataatctgttaacaactgattcaccccccctcttagttgttcaccggttatcctaacaattggtatcagagatatggtcctcttttgcagaagcttaaccacttgaggtagatcctatggcagctaacacttcaaatccactggcaactattttcagaagagaaatctctaagcttgatggaacaaattatgggatatataAAATTCGAAtgaagactcatcttagatgtcttggcaagaatatttgggagatcactgagaaaggatacacaccttatgatctggcatctggcaatcctgctcctacagacttagataagaatattgaaaatgattgcagagctagagaagccctcttgtgtgtacttactggttagcagatcatgggattgactgataaatcatcggctaaggttatgtgggataaattgcaaactctgaatgaaggtgatcctactgtcaaaattgctaaacttgatggttaccgggtaagatatgaaaacttgaagatagaagataatgaaagaattgttgtgtttatggaaagagtaaatgagattgttatggaaattcaatgttgtggaggatttctgagtgaagatgaaatagtttccaaagtcttgagagcccttccaccgacttacaagatgaaggcaactgcaattaatgagttgataacaatggctaactcttcagttaacagagacattctgattgggaaaatatctgcttttgagcttgaagaatttggatcttctggagctataaagtttgaacttgattttcatgcatcatcatcatcatccaccggcaaaagtgattgaaaagtcctatatgcaaaagaattggaagacatgaggaaagaagatgaagaatttgagcaacttgaagccttatttgctagacgaatacctaaaggaccaacaagaagtgagtatgaaggaaaagcaccttttaaatgttttgcatgtaataagattggtcattttgcatctagatgccctgaaaggaatgcaaggtttgaggaaagagttaagaaatcatttaagcctaaccagaacagatatagattcaagaaaagtaaacaatgctacatagaggatgaggaaggagtaagtgatgactctggagatgaaccggtagaagactctgctagtggatctggcaatggaaaggaatgggtgttctatgttttaaaagaagatgaaccgaaaccggctatcataaatgaagaaaaggccctggcagcaaaagttgaagataaggatgaataggtaattgatagtggatgctcacatcatatgactggtgataagaaaaaaaaattgtcccTACAaaaatacaatggtggtcaagtcaaatttggagatgacaaagcatgtatgatcaaaggtagaggtattatttctctggatggcaagcataatactgataatgtctattatgtagaaggtttaaagcataatcttttgagtgttggttaattggtggacaagggtttccaacttcagtttaaagatagaaaatgcaaaatcattaacaagactggtttggagattgcaaccggtattcagactggacgtaatatctttcacttgaacactagtaataagacatgtttgattgctcatattgatgagagttggttatggcataagaggttgtgtcatgttaattttgattgtattgttaagatcagttcagcTAAGgaggttagagatatacctaagattatgaagcctcataatccagtatataaggaatgtcaattgggaaagcaagttagaacttcttttaagagcatacatgataaatctattgatgtatttgatttgattcacactgacttatgtggtctagcaaggactcgaagttttcaaggtgataggtatttcatgttgattattgatgactattctagaatgatgtgggtgacttttcttagagagaagtttgaagcctttgagaaattcaagatctttaaagcaaaagttgaaaatgaaactggattgaaaatcaaatgtctaagagcagatcaaggcggtgagttcacttctcgtgaatttaacagttattgtgagacaaatggtattaggagacagttatctgcacctcggactcctcagtagaatgtagtggaaagaaagaacagaaccattttggatgcagcaagatctatgatgatggaaaccaaattgcctcacatctactggagagaagcagtgagtacaaaagactacacattcaacagagttcacatcaaaggtgaaaccagtaagaccccttatgaattatggtttggacatacacctattgttaaatatttcagaatttttggaagtaaatgctatatcaaaagagatgattcaattggaaagtttaatcctagatgtgatgaagggatatttcttggttattcaattcaaagaaaagcatatagatgttataacaaaagattgcagaaaaatatggagagtgctaatgtgaaagtggatgagcagtatagaaatcaatctatatcatatgatagggaaccggcagtggaaatgatcataactaaaccagcaatgcctcaaccggtacaggaaactgagacacttacaccggcacaatcaaaaaattcaactgtaactgatgatcagagcagtgaacctgaagtacagaagacaccaaggtatgtaagattaaatcattttgaagatcaaatcattggatataggaacaagggagttatgacaagaagaagattggcaaatgaagaggtatgtcttatttctcaaattgaaccgacatctgttattgaagcttgtaaggataaacattggttgaaagttatggaagatgaattagatcatatagagaaTAATGAGACTTGGtatttagttccccaacctaaaaataagaatgttacgggaactaaatgggtttttaggaataagcttaatgaggatggtcaagttgtaagaaacaaagctagattggtttgtaaaggatattctcaaatggaaggaattgattatgatgagacatttgcacgtgtagctagaattgaagttgttagactatttcttgcctatgcagcttataagaactataaggtttatcaaatggatgttaaatgtgcatttttgaatggtgaacttgaggaagaagtatagattaagcaacctaatggattttcgctgacagatgataaagatatggtttgcagattgaagaaagctttatatggattgaaacaagctcctagagcttggtatgcaaggttggataaatatcttttgaagcttaattttactaaaggcagtgttgatagtaatttatattataagatcattgatgatgatattatgattattgaagtatttgttgatgatatcatttttggaggaggagataaattgtgcatgaaatttgctaacaatatgaagaatgaatttgaaatgtccgtgattggtgaaatgagatttttcttaggtttgcaaattactcaaactgacaaaggcatttttatctgtcaaactaagtatttgaaggaattgttgaagaaatttggtatggataattccaaaccggtaagtactcctatgctgacaagtgagaaattatctatcaaggatacttctacaccggtaaatccgacaaggtataagtctatgattggtggtttgttatatttgactcagactagactgaatactatgaatgcagtaagtattgtttctagatatcaaagtaatcctaaagaaaaacatgaatgtgcagtaaaaaggatattccggtatttgcaaggaacaacagaatatggcttatggtattctaaaaatgatgatttcactttatgtgcatatattgactcagattgggcaagagatactgatgacaggaagagaacttatggtggagctttctttcttggaaagaaattggtttcatggatcagcaaaaaatagtcatgcatttttttatctactgcaaaagctgagtatgttgcagcagcaactaattgcactcaagtcttgtggatgaagcaaatgttgaaggatatcagggtaaattatagtgaactggcagttatctactgtgataactctatagctattgacatgtctaaaaatctagtatttcactctaagactaagcaaatataataaagtataactttttgaaggacaaggtagaaggaaaggaaatcaaattggtttatgtgaacactaaagaacagattgcagatatattcactaaaccgttgtctaaggaatcatttgagtatttgagagacaggttaggggtttttgcccctctggcagagacttgattgatgcagtttgtcatcagtctggcatgcattatcagagacatcattcattttggcactgatgagtggtgctactactcaaggggactagtcagctttgagatttagaggtttatattcttgctttgatatttgtgtcagatttttggcattaatgtcaaagtgggagagataatgatgtgaaaataaactcaaaactttacagagatatcattcaaagggggagagtttctgatattcaagagattgttggttttcttccacaaggggagacttgtttggcattttttggtacttagatgtttttcacatctagtgttgccatcaatgccaaagggggagattgttggcattatggatgaattgattatgtgttacattgatgttttgtcactgatgtcaacactagttgttatggttggttaccggcatatgggttttggttaccggtagaagatctagtgttactggcagaagagattatctattggacacttccggcatgattggatcaatggagtatgtttgatttcatgtgttatatgctccttgagcatttttggtcagttggtattgacttggtaatcagatgttatcatacactcttgtaaacccataccagcattggtttaaggtttaaccgacagagctttcactgaggaatcttgataggatgcataagtggtgttggtgcagcttcttcatggatttcaggatgctgaagatgttctttgatcgtgcttcaactgcttgaagacatttctttggcatggtggacccaaaataggtctggtacctttctaggttatggaccagtatcatgttaatgtgtactctacatgttactgggatgttcgggatgttctatgaattggttattattgttttggtcttaaaccgacatggcatatcattgtaatatgaatttatgtaatgatcatattgtaatatcttttaggtggctgacctaattggtttaggccttagggttggtataaattgatgtaagatctcattgtagatcatgttcgtggtcgtggtcttgaaatgcaatatcatatgtgaaggagatttggtcgatcataggtgatcgaattgggattaaggaagagatcaaaggcctctggtattgagcttaattgggattgtaatcaggcatggtagatgctatctctagcagttcattattctggattgttgtccatttatcttgagatggttgttgcctctctatagtcagtaagactcttttgtaatgagcaattcgctctaggcggtgtgccttcctgcatatgcaagcccctcattgtatcacatactttctgcagaagtatcatctgactgtgggtaggcttcccaccgtggtttttccctttccgggttttccacgtacaaatcatggtgttatttggtatggttgcattgtgttgattatctgttttattgttaatttgtattgtttaccggtatttgtttctgctttaccggtacttaatctggttaaaggttattaagtggattaaatgatataatttgttaacaacttattcacccccccccccctctcagttgttcaccgattatcctaacaggtATTTCTTGCTTTTAGTTTTCCTTTTCATGCtaacaaatttgaagaatacatGTGTTGTGAAGGCTATATTTTAGAGACGGGTTTGAGATTTGGTGTTGAGCTCATTATGGATTGTTGTCGACCGAGCTTCAGAGTATATGATCGAGAATTATACTCTTTCGTGGTCATTAGACAATGATAGAGATATGTCATATCTCTTAGGGATCATTGTTTAATAATTCAAGACTATGATTTGAGAGTTCGGGACTGAGAGCTTAAGAACACAACTCAAAGCTACACCTTTCCAAGGGTCAAGAGACAACTTGATAGAGCCCTGCTTGGCTCCGGATTTGCTTCTTCAATAGAAGATCTTCCAAAATAATGTATTCATATTATGTAATCAGcatgtttttgttttgtaagccTTAAGGGGGGTCCCTAAGACAAGTTTTAGGATCAATGTAATAAGGAGGGGAATGTTGGCGTAACTATGAAATGTTCTATTATATTGCAGTTAGCGGTTATGACAAGTTTGGATATCATACAATTATACCAACTGTATATCTCCCTATATATGTGTATGTGCCCACCTACGagtaaatcaatcaattttttaccATTCTGTTTTTTCAAATACACCACCATGTTAATTTTTtagttcaaaaataataatgtcaagtgtcaacaatcagccatcactaatcaaatatcatatgggtcatcaaaaatatcatcatcatccataTGTCATGGTAAAGTGGAACCACAAACAGTGGCACTGGCATTGGCATTGGCACTAACACTAGCATTAGCATTGGCAGCGGTACTAGCATACTCAATCTAATGATCACTAGGTAGCTCATGGTCATCAACTCCAAGTGCAGCAAAGCGAGAAACTGAATCATTAAAATCGGCATGCTCTAGATCAATATCCCATTGCTTTGTCTCCCCTTGTTTGTAGGCATTTTCTTTGTGTGTGAGGAGCCACAAGTTTGAATGTACAAAGACCAATTCCTCTGCCTTTTTGGAGTGTAATCTATTACACTTTattgagtggatgaaggagtatgtgcTTGAATTCCTCTTGGAtgaagatgaactagcaacctatcaatattttgaaattagagagttaagagttataaataaaaataaaatataagcaagatagaagattttttttaataactaaGAACTTATTTGCGATAAAATTTTGATGGCAGTAGGTTGTAGGTGCTAGTATGCTtctccatggaagtaccaccaattATGAGCAGGCACCCTACTCTTGTCCCAAAGAGCTTCAAGACCACAATCATTTGTGCTTGATAAAACTCATGAATTCAACCCTAACTGTAGGTCATCGGTCTTGGGGAAAAAGTCTATGGCAGGCTGCCTTGTACCCTTTTCCAACTTCACGATCTCTATATGGGCAAACTCATGTGCCAGTAAGGAGCTCTTGACTATAATACTTCAAACTCGATGCAAAGGCAATGAGATACAATGGAGTGGTCAATTTGTTCCATCTCTACACAATGATTTTTTGTAGTTGTTTGAAGAATGTTCCTTCTAGATCTTGCTCTTTTTCATTTATGATGACTTTCATCTTCTCGATCATTGATTCGATGCCATCATATACCTCAACCAAACAAGATCTATCCATGTCAGTGTAACGCATCATGCTCAATATAGGCTTAAAGAAATTCAAGAGATACTCAGCACGATGCCACCAAGAGTCATCTAAGTATCATTCTCTTAATGTTTGTTGCCCTTGTTGTGCTAGATTGCCTCCATATGCTCCAATTAAGGTTGATTACCATGCTAGCTAGTGCCTCACGAACTTCCGCAAGTCGTCTCAACACAAGTGTGTTGGAGGCAAAACAGATCTCAACAacctatttcaaaatcaaaataagaaaaaaataaattaaaagtttGCTAAACATGTTTATTATTCaactaaataataaatttaaaattaactaACCTTCATTAGCTCCAATCTCAAGAATTGTCTAAATATGCTTTGCGACATATGGTTGGTGATAAACATTTGAATCTCCTTGCGGCCTCAGCATACACCTGTTTGATCCAATCAACTTTGTTGCCAATTTTTGCAACATTAGGTTGAGTGAGTGGATAgaacaaggtgtccaaaagatagCACTCCTCAACCAATAACCCAACAGTCTTACAATTTTTGGCATTTTTTGCTACCACTTGAACATTTTGAGGGCCAACTTCCTTAATGGCTTGGAAAAGGAATATTAGCAATAAATGGACCGTCCATCTTTCACCTGCCCTTCACAATCCACtactctcaaaaacattgcccctttaggccCTTTAGGGGACATTGCAATAACGTTGATCAATGGGCAATTTATtgcatctttccatccatcagatATGATGGACACCATAGTTGGAAAACTCAGACTCGCCACGGACTCAACAGCCCAAAAAATTGGACTCAGACTCGAACTCAGCAAAAACTCAGgaaaggactcggcaaaaaaaaaacgtagttttacaaaaaaaaaagaaattaatgcatttagagaacataagagccatgattgaaacattacacgtcataagatctccaaacactcaatattcgaaatttcatcattcatactcagtTTCAAACTATAAAATGTATAACAATATCATAAGTTTATAAAtctttacaaaattacatataatgatatgtccaaatctgaaaaatagcaatgaacaaactaaagagaagactacatcttcctcttcccaactctagcAAAAACCAAGGGAGaaatagaactagagggtctagttctAGGAGTCCGATGTGGCTTCTCCAACTCGccaaaattaggttgagggtagcaccacttgctggggtctgagggtgagagagagagagagagagaagggtagagagataggtctagatcttgggggagagaggagagagtgagatagagagtggtagagagaggggatagaggaagagtgatagggagatagataggtctaaaattcagggcaaataaagtgagtgagatatagagagcgagagaatgctaatagaagcctactgattactgaaatttgactgtcttaaaatttaaaagatcttctaaaacctagaatttgcattatacatcctagagatctgaaaccacactcaaacat from Cryptomeria japonica chromosome 3, Sugi_1.0, whole genome shotgun sequence harbors:
- the LOC131030991 gene encoding NADH dehydrogenase [ubiquinone] flavoprotein 2, mitochondrial-like; the protein is MKIVEILGMDPMKMVGILAMALICVYEVATFYLMFNREKFGQYHLLVCGANSCMNWGSCDSEVAFFKHLGVKRNEVTKYGMFSVCKMKCMGCCVNSPMIVIVDYTKGSEGFSYNYYEEVTPKHVCEIAKMVKHGETGLVGTQNLNHIKSDLAGGNTILLVEPNPPSSHDLDA